The DNA window CTGGTTCTGGCACTGCCGATACGGCGATGGTCAGGTCGGAGCCGTAAGCGCCGCCGCCGGTGCCGGCGACCAGACCGTCAACTTGAACGAAATAGCTGCCTGCCGACAGGCCGGTCGCGGTCAATTCCCAACGATCGGTCGGATGCGCACCACCACCGGTGACGTTGCTGCCTGCGTAGGTGCCCAGCACGGCGCTGGTCATCGGATCATATTTCACCAGGTTGAACGAGGTGATCTGCAGATCCTTGACCGTGCTCGACGCCAGGTAGCTCGACGTCAGCGAGGTGGACGAGTCGAAATTGGAGTTCAGAACGAACATATACTTGTCGGTGAACGTGTTGGTGCGGTCAGCGCTACCGTAGGTGTTGCCGAAGTGCGCGTTGAAACCGCCGACGCCATCGCTATCCAGGTTGATGCTGACGGTTTGTCCCACGTTCGCGGCGAAAGCTGCCGAGCCGAACAGGCTGGCGCCCGCGATCATCGATGCCAGCAAGATATTTTTAATTTTCATTTTTGTTTCCGCAGTAGTTAGTATTTAAGCAATTAGAGTTACCGAACACCCTTATTCGGTGATGCGGAGAATATAGTTTTGTCTCCGCGCCAACTGTGCGGTAGCCAACATAAGTGTCGAAATGTACAAATTATTGCCGATATAACATCGATGACGGTTGTTAACAAATTCTGTGGATAAGGCTGTTAACAAGCGTCAAACCCATCACGCAAGTTGATGTTTTTAAAGAGAAATATGGTGATGCGCAAATTTGTCGCAGCCAAAGTTATCCACTGGCATTACACTAATGCATCTTTGCCTATCAGATCACAAGGAACC is part of the Oxalobacteraceae bacterium OTU3CAMAD1 genome and encodes:
- a CDS encoding PEP-CTERM sorting domain-containing protein; this encodes MKIKNILLASMIAGASLFGSAAFAANVGQTVSINLDSDGVGGFNAHFGNTYGSADRTNTFTDKYMFVLNSNFDSSTSLTSSYLASSTVKDLQITSFNLVKYDPMTSAVLGTYAGSNVTGGGAHPTDRWELTATGLSAGSYFVQVDGLVAGTGGGAYGSDLTIAVSAVPEPATYGMMAAGLGLLGFVARRKQAKKA